The Magnetococcus sp. PR-3 genome has a window encoding:
- a CDS encoding transposase: MAFFSAEQAQVDSQIHAQSITCGQQQCIKRLKTACSVGDVTAATFAAELFHSTRFRRGEEVVSYLGLAPMVSESGDKKDRGRLRSVGQKR, translated from the coding sequence TTGGCGTTTTTCTCAGCTGAACAGGCTCAAGTAGATTCACAAATCCACGCCCAATCGATTACTTGTGGTCAACAGCAGTGCATCAAACGCCTAAAAACAGCATGTAGTGTTGGCGACGTTACTGCAGCTACTTTTGCCGCTGAGTTGTTCCATTCAACACGGTTCCGCCGTGGTGAGGAAGTCGTATCATATCTTGGGTTGGCTCCAATGGTGAGCGAGAGCGGGGATAAAAAAGACCGTGGACGGTTGCGTTCAGTTGGCCAAAAAAGATGA
- a CDS encoding transposase produces the protein MLQQWFTLSDPELELAIADRRSFERFIGISGDMDVPDAKW, from the coding sequence CTGCTTCAACAGTGGTTCACCCTATCCGATCCAGAGTTGGAACTTGCTATTGCAGATCGCCGATCCTTTGAGCGTTTTATCGGTATAAGTGGCGACATGGATGTTCCCGATGCCAAGTGG
- a CDS encoding transposase, protein MMVGLTLLQSMYGLSEDDVVNHWPENSYWQYLCGATFFTHEKPIARSGLPKWHQRVGKKGLEQLLEETISLGLQFGAVKLSSLERVTVDTTVQPKNIAHPTDARLFNRSRARLVAL, encoded by the coding sequence ATGATGGTTGGGCTGACCCTGCTTCAATCCATGTATGGGCTCTCTGAAGATGATGTGGTCAATCACTGGCCAGAGAACTCTTACTGGCAATACCTGTGTGGCGCCACATTCTTTACCCATGAGAAACCCATCGCCCGAAGCGGTCTGCCCAAGTGGCACCAACGGGTTGGCAAGAAGGGGCTTGAGCAACTTTTAGAGGAGACCATAAGCCTTGGTCTTCAGTTTGGCGCTGTGAAGCTGTCCAGTCTTGAGCGGGTAACGGTGGATACAACGGTTCAGCCCAAGAACATCGCCCATCCTACGGATGCTAGACTTTTCAATCGGAGCCGGGCGCGTCTTGTGGCACT